Below is a window of Defluviimonas sp. SAOS-178_SWC DNA.
CCAATCGTATTGCCGTGGTAGCTCTGCTTGCGGGCAATGAGGCGGCCGCGCTGCGGCTCGCCCTTCTCGACCCAATACTGGCGGGCTAGCTTGATCGCCGCCTCGGTCGCCTCGGACCCGCCCGAGACGAAGTAGACCCGGTCAATCCCCTCGGGCGCGTGGGCGATCAGGAGATCAGCCAGCGCCTCGGCCGGTTCGGAGGTGAAAAAGCCGGTATGGGCGAACGCCACCTTGTCGAGTTGGGCCTTGATCGCCGCCGTCACTTCCACGTCGCCGTGGCCGAGGCAGGACACCGCCGCGCCCCCCGAGCCGTCGAGATAGCGCTTGCCGGACGCGTCGATCATATAGCAGCCTTCGCCGCCGACGGCGACCGGAGGCTGCGCTTTGGTGTGGCGCGGAAAGACATGGGACATGGGTCTGCTCCTTTCGTATCAGGCGGGCTGGCACCCCGATAGGCGCACATTCCCGTTGTTCGGCTTCATACCAGATAAGGCATCATCAGGCTGGCAAGGCTGAGGACGAGGAAGAACCCCGCCATGTCGGTGATCGTCGTCAGAAGCGGCCCGGACGCGGCCGCAGGATCCTGCCCCAGCCGTTTCAGCAGCAGGGGCACCACACCCCCGATCGACACCGCGAGAACGGTGTTGAGCGCCAGTGCCACGCCGATCACCACGCCGAGCCAGGGATTTCCCTTCCAGGCCCAGGCCACTGCCGCGATCAGGAGGCCGAGAGCAATGCCGTTGATCGCACCCACCGAGACCTCCTTGAGCCAGACCCTGAACGCATCCTTGGGCTGGACGACGCCAAGCGAAAGCTCCCGCATCGTCACGCCTACCGCCTGATTTCCAGAACAACCCGACATATCCGACACCATCGGCAGGAAAACCGCGATGGCAATGACAGCCGTCAATGTCGCCTCGTAAGCCGAGATCACCGAGGCCGCGATGACGTTGAGCACGATATTGGCCGACAGCCACATCAACCGCCGGCGCGAGCGCAGCCAGAGCGGCATGGAGCGAAGCTCGTCGCCGACCTGCTGGCGCTTCAGGCTGTCGCTCTCGGCCCGTTCGAGGGCGGCGTCGCGCACGGCGTCGCGGCCCACGACACCGACGAGCCGGCCGTCCGCTTCGACCACTGGCAGGCCGAGGAAGGATTCAGCGTCGAAGATATCCTCAAGCATGTCGAGCGTGGCCGAAACGGGTACCGTCATCGGTTCGACCATGATCGTCGTCAGCTTGGTATTCTTGCGCGCGGTCAGGAGCGCACGAAGCGAGACGACGCCAATCGGCCGCCCCCCGGCATCCGTCACGTAAGGATGCTGGCCACGGTAGCGCTCGAAATCCTCGTCGCCTTCGACCACCATGCGCAGGACATCGCCCACCGTGGCGGTGTCGGCAAACGCGAATGCCTCGGCCACCATGAGGCCGCCCGCCGTGTCGTCCTCGTATTCGACGAGGCGGCGGACATCGGCGGCGTCCTCCGGCTCCATCTCGGCGAGGATCGCCTCCGCGTCCTCGGCGTCGAGATCGCCGATGAGGTCGGCCTGAAGGTCGCTGTCGAGTTCGTCGATGATCTCGGCCGCCCGGTCGCTGTCGAGCCGCTCCACAAGTTCGGTCGCGGCGGCATGCGGCGCTTCCTCGACAAGGGCGGCGGCAAGTTCCGTCGGCACGAGTTCGAGAAGGACGTCGCGATCCTCGGCCGAGAGCGCGAGGAGTTGGCGCAGGGCAGCTGAGGGGGCAAGCGGATCGAGAAGGTCCGTCAGCCGGTCGCCATCACGGTCGTCGACGGCGGCCTTGACCCGATCGCGCATCGACGCGCCCGGCGCGTCCTGCGGATCCGGCGCATCGTGCCGGGCCTCCTCGGGATCGGGCTTCGTCTCGGTCACAGGTCCCTCCCTGTCCCGCATAACCCCGTCACGAAACGCGGCTCTGCGGCTCCGGCGTTGCGATGCAGCGCGTTCCTTCGGCGAAGTTCTTCATGTCGAAGCTCCAGGCGCCGCGCGGCCAGCGCAGCTCCATCTCGCCCTTCCGGGGTCGGTAGACCGCCGTATAGAGCGTGCCGAACCCCCGCTCGAACGCGGTGGAATAAAGCGGCGGGCGCAGGAAGGCGGCGATGAATTTCTCTTCCGGTTCCACATGAAGGGTCAGCCGCTGAAGAAGGAAGCGTTCGCGTTCCACCGAGGCGGTCATGCGGGCATGGGCATCCCATTCGACCTTTTCCTGATGGTTCGTCGCCACCGCCGCATGGGTCAGGACCGCCGGCCGGTCCGGCGCCATGAAAGCGGTCAGGAAATGCCGCTTCCGGTCCAGAACCGTGACATTGTAGCTCATATGCGTCGGAATGCGGGCCAGCGCCTTGCCGGCCTCTTCCGTCGTTGCGCAGGTCTGGAGCACGTAGCGCAGGATCAGCGGCACCCCGAATCCATCGCCGACGACCCGGCGCCCGCCGAAGGTGAGGGACACCGCAAGGCCCGCATCATTCATCCCGTCGACGAGCCCCCAGAGCCCGTCCGAGGTGCCCATCACCTTCCGCCCCTGCCAGGACGAGTGCAGGACGACGCATTCGAACGCACGCGGATCATAGTCGTAGTTGCGCACGAGGACCGGAGCCTTTCCGGGCCAGATCGCCTGGCTGCATCCCGAGAGGTAGGGTGGCGGGCGATAGAAGCTGAGGAACCGCGCCGCCAGGTCGCCGCCGCCGGCCAGATCGCAAAGACGCTCATAAAGCGGCACGATTTCCGGCATGTGGGTTTCGAGCGCCCGCAGGCTTTCGAGATAGGTCGGTCGCGCATCGGCCCCTTCGCGCAGCCACCACGCCTTGTAGGCGGGCCACAACTCGGCGAAGAGCCCAGCCCATTTCGGGCCGGGCTCCGCCTCCGATATGGCGCGCCACCATAGATCCATCACATGATCTTGAAAGCCGGTTCCGCGAGGGCCGGGCCCGCCTCGGCCACCGGCAGCGGGTTGGCGGAGAACGCGGACTTGATGCCGTGGATCCAGCGCTTGGCCCGTTCATTGAGCTGGAAGCCGTTGGTCATCGACCGGCCGCGCGTGACGAGGATTCCAAGATCGGCGCCTTCGTAGCGGTAGTCGCCCGGTTTCAGGATGCGCAGGAAGAACGCCTCGTTCTCCGACTCGACCGCACGGCGGTGATAGTCGAAGCGGTCGAAGACGACACGGCCGTCCTCCAGCATCTTGTAGATGCCGGTCTGCGGCGCGTGTGACAGGATATCGACCGTATCCTCGGTGTGTTTCACGACCATCTGGCTCCAGCCGTCGATCATGTCGGGATCGGCCCAGCGCGCGTTGAGTTCGTCCACGTCGAGCTTGAACTTCGCCTTCGAAAACTCCAGCAGATGGAACAGGAACAAAGGCGCGTCGGCATGGGCGAAGGCCGCATGGTTGGTCATCGACGAGGCGCCGGTGATGCGCGGATTGAGTTCGCCGAGCCAGATGTCGCCGGTCTTCTTGTCGATGAGGAAATCGAGCTCGAAATAACCGCGATAACCTTCCTTCCTGAGCTGCTCCCCGAATTTGAAGGTCAGGTCGCGCGCCTTCTGGCGCACTTTCGGCGAGAAGGCTGTCGAGAAGATTTCATTCCCGCACCAGCCGCCGCGATAAGGCGTGAGCTCCTTGAAGCCGACAAGCTCGGTCATCAAGGGTCCGACGATCGTGCCCTGGCTCGTGGCGCACGCCTCGATGGCGGAGCCACGGCAGTCGATCCGCTTCATGATCTTGATTTCGCCCTCTCCGACGATCTCATGCTCGTGCCGGCGGAAATCGGCCTCGGACTTGATGAAGAAGGTGGTGTGGCCGCTATCGCCAAACGCCGATTGCAGCACGAGGTCATGGCCCAGCCCCGCCTTGTCGCAAGTCTTCTTCAGGTCCTCGTAGGATTTCACCTCGGCCAGCGTGTTCGGCACCGAAGGCACGCCCGCCTTGTTGCCGACGCGCACGGTCTCGATCTTGTTGTCCATCTTCGTCCTGAGCTTCGCCTTCGGGAACCAGACATCGGCGCCCAGTTCCTTGGCCAGCCGCTCGGTCTCCTCGTCGAACATGAGGAAGACAAATTTCGGCTTGCCGCCGCGGCGCTTCACGAGGTCGATCACCTCCTTGTGCTGGAGGAGGTAGTTGTTGATGTCCTCGATCGACTGGAACTCCGCATGCGGCTGCTCGGAGGGGCAGAAGACGTTCGGGTGCCGGCCGTCATAGCAATCGATGTAGCAGATATACTTGAAATTCTTGCACCATTCGTCGATGCCCAGAAGATTGAAGTTGGTCGCGGAGATGAAATAGATCGGATCCTCGTTCCGGTGGAAGAAGCGGCGGATCTCGGAAATGTTCTTCAGGTCTCTCTTGCTCATTCTTCTCTCCCCTATTCCGCCGCAGTGGCGAGTTTCTTCGTCTGTTGGGCCAGCGCCTCTTCCGTGAACACCCTGAGCCCAAGATCGGCGCGGTAGCCGTGGATCTCGCTCACGTCGAGCGCGCGCATGAAGGCGAGGATCTCGCGGCTGACCACCTGCCCCGGCACGAGGATCGGGAAGCCCGGCGGATAGGGGATGATGAACGAGGCCGACACGACCTCGCGCCCCTTTTCCATCTGCGCTTCGATCCCGCCGTCGAGCTCCAGGTAGTCGCAGTTGTTTTCGTCGTAGGCGAGGAAGAACGGCGTGCGGATATCGCCCTCGCCAGTCGCGGCATCGGCGCAGAAGGCGCGGTGGAAATAGGAAAAGTCAGGTAGCGGCGGCAGATCCTGCATCAGGTTCTTCACGCGCCGCTCGAATGCCAGACGCTCCATCTTGGAGGCGTCGTCAAGCCGGTCGTCCAACTCCTTCGCGATCTCCACCAGCACCTCGATCAGGTAGGCGACCGAGGATCGCGTGGTGCCGATATTGGTCATGAAAAGGACGGTGTTGCGCGAGGTCTTGTTGATCTGGATCCCGTACTTGTCCATCAGGACGTCGGTCTTGAACGTGTCGCCGTCCCAGCCGGTGCCGCCGACCGCGAGCGTCACCCGCGTCGCGTCGAGGACGAATTCATCCTTCTCCCAGCAGTTCCAGATATCGGTCCAGCCCTGTTCGGGATCATAGTAGCTCTCGACCCCGCTTTCGCGGAAATCGTCGGGGATCATGTCGCCCGCCGTCAGCACCTTGAAGTATTTCTGCAAAAGCGGGTGGGTGGAGATCGCCCGGCGCATCGACATCGCCGCCTCGACCTGGCGCTGGACGAATTCGAACCCTTCAAGCTCCACCTGCCGCCGCCCGACATCGAGCGAGGCGATGATCTGGTAGTTCGGGCTCGTCGAGGTGTGGGTCATGTAGGCTTCGTGGAACGAGGCCTCGACCTCCCCTTTGAAATCCTGGTCGTTCACATGGATCATCGAGCCCTGGCGGAGCGAGGTCAGCGTCTTGTGCGTGGACTGGGTCGTATAGACCCGCACCCGCGCGTTCGGCGGCGGGAGAAGCCGCGTCTTGAGGAGCGTGGCCTCATCCGCATCCTTCAGCTTTTCGGTCTGTTTCGCATACGCCTTTGCATGCGCCTCTGATTTCAGCCGTTCCCGCAGCACGCCGGCGGCGTGCATCCCGGTTCGCTGCCGGTAGGTCGGCCCGAAGCGGGCGAAGGCGAACCAAGCCTCGTCCCACAGGAAGATCAGGTCGGGCTTGATGGCGAGGCATTCCTCCATCACCCGCTCGACGTTGTAGACGATGCCGTCGAAGGTGCAGTTGGTCAGGAGGAGCATCCGGACCTGGCCGAGCTTTCCCGCCGCCTTCAGCTTCAGAAGCTGGTGCTTGATCTCATGCAGCGGCACCGCGCCATACATCGAGTATTCGTTCAGGGGATAGCTGTCGAGGTAGCGCACCTGCGCGCCTGCCAGAACCATGCCGTAATGGTGCGACTTGTGGCAGTCGCGGTCGACCAGCACGATGTCGCCGGGCCGCACCAGCGCCTGCACGACGATCTTGTTGCAGGTCGAGGTTCCGTTCGTCGCGAAGAAGGTCTGCTTGGCGCCGAAGGCACGGGCGGCAAGCTCCTGCGCCTCCTTGATCGGGCCGTGCGGTTCCAGAAGGCTGTCGAGGCCGCCCGAGGTCGCAGAGGTTTCCGCGAGGAAGATGTTCGGCCCGTAAAAGGCGCCCATGTCCTGGATCCAGTGCGACCGCGTGATCGACTTCCCGCGGCTGATCGGCATGGCGTGGAAGACGCCCGTGGGCTGCTTGGAATATTCCTTGAGCGCGGTGAAGAACGGCGTCTTGTAGCGGGCCTGAACGCCCCGAAGGATGTTCAGGTGCAACTCCATGAAGTCTTCCTGATTGTAGAAGACCCGCCGGCAGATGCCGAGGTCGAGCCCGGCAATATCCTCGACCGAGCGGTCGGTGACGAGATAGGCGTCAAGCTCGGGGCGCACCCGGCCGATCAGGCGGCAGAGTTCCGGTCCGTAATCCTCTGGCGGAATATCCTCGATCGTCTCCTCTCCGCCGGCGCGGTTGAGGTAGCGCGTCAGGATCGGCAGATCGACGTCGCTTTCCATGCGCAGACCGGGACGGACGACAATGGCCTGGATGTTGTGGTTGAACAGAACGCCGATCAGCGCGTCCTTGAGGCTTGGCACGACGACCGGCTCGTAGATGAACGCGTCCTCCGAACGGCGCATCGAGGTCATGTTGGCCTTGAGCCAACGCTCCTGATGCTCGTTCACGTCATCGACGATCATCACTTCGAAATAGGGCTTTGTCAGCGCCCGCGCCTCGGGCGGCAAAAGCGCCTCCTCGTCGTGGTCCTCGTCGAAGCCGTCGCGGTCGAGCGGGATCAGCCGGCGCCGGTAGGCGCCCGTCGTCAGGGCCCGCGTCGCGCGGCGGACGGCGAAGACCAGTTCGGCCATGTGCCCGGTCTCGAACTGCCGTCGCATGTGCTCGAAGGCCGCCACCCCCGGAAAGGCCCAATAACGTTCGATGACCGCGAGCGACTCGAACAGTATTCCGGCCTCGGCATGAACGGATTTGACGCGTTTGCCCTCTGGTTCCCGATGCAGGAGTTCGAGCTTTTCCCGAAGGGCGCTCCAGCGGTCCGCGCGCAGTTGCACGGCCGAGTAGTAATCGCTCATCGACTGCATCGGTCCTACCTTTCGTAGCGGCCGGCAGACAGATCAACGAGCGCCCGGGGGCGGTCCCTGCCGTCGGCTCAGCCCGTGGATATCCGGCCCGCCAGCGGTGGCGTGCCATCGTCGTCGCGGAACGGCGGCCCCATCGTCTTGTGAAGGGCACCCGTTGCCGAGGTGTCGCGAAGGTTGATCCCGGCCCGCGAGCCCTGCCGCGGCATCTCAAGCGGCCCGAGGTCCTGCAGATAGGCGTCCGCCCCGCTCGTCCGGTCGTAGACCGAGAAATCGACGGAGCGGTCGCGGAAGCTTTTCAGCACCTGGCCGAGGCCCTTGATGCCGGTCTCGCGCTGGCGCCGGACGAGGTCGAGATCGACTTCGATGGGGAACATGTCCTCCTGCCCCGCCGACTGGTGCAGCACGGTGGCCGAGGGATCGACGACGCAGGAACGACCGTTGCCGCCGGCACCAAGACCGTTCACGTCGAAGACATAGCACTGGAACTGCGCCGCCGTCGCCCGCGCGATCGCCAGCTCCGCGTCGCGATCGGTCGTGCCGGTCAGGACCGGATGCAGAAGCACCTCGACCCCCTGCGCGGTCAGCTGCCGCGTGGTTTCCGGAAACCAGATGTCGTAGCAGATCGACAGGCCGAAGCGGCCGACATCGGGCACATCGAAGACACAGAATTCGGTGCCCGCCTCGACCTCGGTCTCGTAGGGCCGGAACGGGAACATCTTGCGATAGCTCGCGACGATCTCGCCGTCGGGATTGATGACACTCGCGGTGTTGTAGATCCGGCCATCCTCGGCCTTCTCGAACATCGAGCCCGGGATCAGCCAGACATTGTGCCTGCGCGCGGCCGCTTGCAGCCGGGAGAGGCTGTCGTTGCGGAAAGGCAGCGCGAATTTCGGCAGGGGTCCGAACGCGGCCAGCTCCGAGAACAGCACCATCTGTGTCCACGGGAAACGCGCCATCAGGATGTCGAGCCGGTGCAGCATGCCGTCAGTGTTCGGCTGCAGCGCGTTGACGTACATCTGCACGCCGGCGATTGCGAAAGGAGTCATATGCGGTCCTGATTCGATTTCCCTACAGCCCGTCGGCGGGCCGCCTCCTGTTGCCTAGCACCGCACAACGAGGACTGAAACAGGCGAACGCCGGACGACGCGGTCCGCCTGGGAGCCGATGAGAAACTCGCGCATCTTGTCGGGCGCATGGCTGGCCATCACCACAAGGTCGGCACCGACCGCGTCGATCGCATGCAGGATCTCGTCGTGGACCGTGCCGTAGCGGATGTGGGATTCCGCCTTCAACTCGGCCGGCACCTCCGCCGCCACGAGCTTTTCGAGCGCCTCGCCTCCGTGGCGGATCGCCTTTTCGCGGAAATCGACCGGGAAGAACCCCTCGACCACCGGCAGGCCGTAATCCGGCACCACGCTGAGGACGTGCAGCCTGGAGCCCCAGCCGGTTGCCAGTTCCACCGCGCGCGGCAGCGCGTCTTTCCAGGATGCGGGTTCATTGACGTCGATCGTCAGGAGGATGGTCTTGTACATGGCGGCCTCCTCAGGCTTCGGCCCGGCGCGCGCCGGGCGCCCGTCCGCGTTGCAGCATCACCACCAGCGCCAGAAGCAGCAGCGCCGGGATGAACATCCAGTATTTCGACGGGGCCGAAACCGGCTGGAGAACGCGCAACACCTCCTGGTCCCAGTCGAGCCCGGCCTTCTGCGCGGCGGAATCGTAGGCCACGTCGTCGATGATCATCTTCTCGCCGTCCTGCCGGAAGGCGAGTCCTGCCCCGGCAAGCCGCTCCTCTCCGGTCGCACCTTCGCCCATCGGCACCAGCGCGACGAATTCGATCGGGTCGCCAAGGTCGTTGACGCCGGCGACGCGCAGCCGCAGATCCTCGCCCGCGGGTGTGCTGCCCGCCGCCTCGGCGATATTGGCCGGCGCCGCTTCGGCGAAGGGCGGGAAGACCATGTCCATCCAGAATCCCGGCCGGAAGAGCGTGAAGGCCACGAGCAGAAGCGCCACCGTTTCGTAGATACGGTTCCTGGCGAGGAACCAGCCCTGCGTCGCGGCCGCGAAGAGAAGCATGGCGATCGTCGCGATGATGAAGACGAAGACGCCTTGCGCCCAGGTCACGTCGATGAGCAGAAGCTCGGTGTTGAAGATGAACAAGAACGGCAGCGCGGCGGTCCTGAGCGAATAGAAGAACGCTACGACCCCGGTCTTGATCGGATCGCCCCCGGACACGGCGGCGGCGGCGAAACTCGCGAGCCCCACTGGCGGCGTCACATCCGCCATGATGCCGAAGTAGAAGACGAAGAGGTGCACCGCGATCAGCGGAACGATCAGCCCGTTCTGCTGGCCGAGCGTCACGATCACCGGGGCCAGCAGCGCCGAGACGACGATGTAGTTCGCCGTGGTCGGCAGGCCCATCCCGAGGATCAGCGACAGGACGGCGGTGAGGACAAGGATGGCGAGAATATTGCCGCCCGACAGAACCTCGACCACATCGGCAAGGGCCGAACCCACGCCGGTCTGGCTGACCGCCCCGACGATGATGCCGGCGGTCGCGGTGGCGATGCCGATGCCGATCATGTTGCGTGCGCCGGTCACGAGGCCGTCGATCAGGTCCGTAACCCCTTCACGGGCCGCCTCCCCCAGTTCGCCCGCCCCACGCAACATCGCCATCAGCGGACGTTGCGTCAGCAGAATGAACACCATGTAGGCCGTTGCCCAGAACGCGGAGAGACCCGGCGACAGGCGGTCGACCATCAGCGCCCAGACCAGCACCACCACCGGGAGGATGTAGTGCAGACCCGCGCGGATCGTCGGCCCCGGCAGCGGCAGCGACGTCACCGGCGCATTCGGATCGTCGAGATGCAACGGCTCCTCGCGCGACGCGACCCAGAGAAGGCCCACATAGACCGCCGTCAGGAAGGCGAAGATGATGTAGCCCGCCGTCGCCGGGAAGGCCGGGCGGATCCAGCCCATGCCATAGTAGACGGCCAGCGAGATCGCGCAGATCGCGGCGATGGTGAAGGCGATACCGATCAGCCGCTGCACGATGGGCTTCGGCGTATAGGCACGCGGCAAGCCCTCCATCCCGGCCTTCATCGCCTCGAGATGCACGATGTAGACAAGCGCGATGTAGGAAATCACCGCCGGCACGAAGGCATGGCGGACAACGTCGAAATAGGGGATGCCCACGTATTCGACCATCAGGAACGCGGCCGCGCCCATCACCGGCGGCATGATCTGGCCATTGACGGAACTGGCTACCTCGACCGCGCCCGCCTTTTCGGACGAGAAGCCGACTTTCTTCATCAGCGGAATGGTGAAGGTGCCGGTCGTCACCACGTTGGCGATGGAGGAGCCCGAGATGAGGCCGGTCATCGCCGACGACACGACCGCTGCCTTCGCCGGCCCGCCGCGCATGTGGCCCATGAGGCTGAAGGCGACCTGGATGAAGTAGTTCCCGGCCCCGGCCTTGTCGAGGAGCGAACCGAAGAGCACGAAGAGGAAGACGAACGAGGTCGAGACGCCGAGCGCGATGCCGAAGACGCCCTCGGTCGTGATCCACTGGTGGTTCACGATCTCGGACAGGTTGTTGCCCTTGTGGGCGATGATCGACGGCATCCAGGGGCCAAGGATCGTATAGACGAGGAAAACCGACGCGACGATCATCAGCGCAGGGCCAAGGGCGCGGCGGGTCGCCTCCAGAAGGATGGTGATGCCCGCGACGGCGACGATGAAATCCTGCAGGATCGGCGCACCAACGCGCGAGGAGATGTCCTTGTAGTAGATGTAGAGGTAAAGCGCGGTCAGCGCACCGACGACCGCGAGCGCCCATTCCCAGGCCGGGATGCGGTCCTTCGGCGAACCGAGCAGGATCGCGGCCACAACGGCGAGGGAGATCAGCGGAATCCACCAGACCGACGTCCCCTCCTTCGCCGAGATGAAGAAGAGGATGCCGAGGATCACGGGGACCGCAATCCCGAGGCCAAGTTGCACCGGGGTGCGGGCGGCGGGAAAGGCGGCGAAGGCGAGGAAGATCGCGAAGGCGAGGTGGATAGACCGCGCCTCGGTGTCGTTGAAGACGCCGAAACCGACCATGAACGGAACGGGCGAGGCGATCCACAGCTGAAAGAGAGACCAGGCAAGGGCAACGATGGTGATGAACAAGCCGACGTTGCCCGTGGTGCCGCGCGCACCGGTGTCGGACGACGCGACGAGTTCGTCGAGTTCGGTTTGGCTCAGCCCGCCCCTGTCAGCGGCTTCCATCTCGCCGGCGGCGGCCTGCTGCTGGTCCTTGTCTGCCATGATGTCCCCCCTGGTCGCTGACGCGAGCCACTGATCCGGTCGGAGATTGAATGCGTCCGGCGACGGGCGGACACGCTGTCCGCGCCGGAGGCGGGCCGTTCCGCGCCGGGCACGGAACGGCGGAGCGGCTTACATCCAGCCGCGTTCCTTGTAATACTTCTCGGCGCCCGGATGCAGCGGGGCAGAAAGCCCGTCCTTGATCATGTCCTCTTCCTTGAGGTTCGCGAAGGCCGGGTGCAGGCCCTTGAAGCGGTCGAAATTGTCGAAGACCGCCTTGACGACCTCATAGACCACATCGTCCGGAACGTCGGCCGAGGTCACGAAGGTCGCCTTCACGCCGAAGGTTTCGACATCGTTGTCGGTGCCGGCATACATGCCGCCCGGGATCACCGCCTTGGCGTAATAGGCATTGTCGGCGACGAGCTTGTCGATCGCCTCGCCCGTGACGGGCAACAGGATGGCATCGACCGTCGAGGTCGCCTCCTGGATCGAGCCGTTCGGGTGGCCGACCGTGTAGATGATGGCATCGACCTTGTTGTCGCCGAGTGCCGCGGCCTGCTCGGCTGGCTTCAGCTCGGAGGCCAGTGCAAAGTCGGCGTCCGACTTGCCCATCGCGTTCAGCACGACTTCCATCGTCGCGCGCTGGCCCGAGCCGGGATTGCCGACATTCACGCGCTTGCCGAAGAGGTCGTCGAAGGTGGTCGCGCCGCTGTCCTTGCGGGCGACGACGGTGAAGGGCTCCCCATGCACCGAGAAGACGGCGCGGAGCTTGTCGACCTTCTTGCCCTCGAATTCCGACGATCCGTTATAGGCGTGGTACTGCCAGTCCGACTGGGCAACGCCCATGTCCATGTCACCCGCCGCGATCGCGTTGATGTTGGCGATGGACCCGCCGGTCGATGGCGCGGTGCATTTCAGGCCGGTGGTGGCGGTATCGCGGTTTACCAGCCGGCAGATCGACTGGCCGACGACGAAATAGACGCCGGTCTGGCCTCCTGTGCCGATGGTGATGAACCGCTCCTCTGCGGCGGCACCCGTCGCCAGCGCCATCGCGCCAACGAGGGATAGGGTCTTGAGGTAGGTCATCGTCATTCTCCCTGTCACGAATCCTGTGATGCTCGATGACTCCCGGGATCTTTGTGCCCCGGCTGGTCGCCTTGTTCAGCCCTCGGGCCTTC
It encodes the following:
- a CDS encoding TRAP transporter permease encodes the protein MADKDQQQAAAGEMEAADRGGLSQTELDELVASSDTGARGTTGNVGLFITIVALAWSLFQLWIASPVPFMVGFGVFNDTEARSIHLAFAIFLAFAAFPAARTPVQLGLGIAVPVILGILFFISAKEGTSVWWIPLISLAVVAAILLGSPKDRIPAWEWALAVVGALTALYLYIYYKDISSRVGAPILQDFIVAVAGITILLEATRRALGPALMIVASVFLVYTILGPWMPSIIAHKGNNLSEIVNHQWITTEGVFGIALGVSTSFVFLFVLFGSLLDKAGAGNYFIQVAFSLMGHMRGGPAKAAVVSSAMTGLISGSSIANVVTTGTFTIPLMKKVGFSSEKAGAVEVASSVNGQIMPPVMGAAAFLMVEYVGIPYFDVVRHAFVPAVISYIALVYIVHLEAMKAGMEGLPRAYTPKPIVQRLIGIAFTIAAICAISLAVYYGMGWIRPAFPATAGYIIFAFLTAVYVGLLWVASREEPLHLDDPNAPVTSLPLPGPTIRAGLHYILPVVVLVWALMVDRLSPGLSAFWATAYMVFILLTQRPLMAMLRGAGELGEAAREGVTDLIDGLVTGARNMIGIGIATATAGIIVGAVSQTGVGSALADVVEVLSGGNILAILVLTAVLSLILGMGLPTTANYIVVSALLAPVIVTLGQQNGLIVPLIAVHLFVFYFGIMADVTPPVGLASFAAAAVSGGDPIKTGVVAFFYSLRTAALPFLFIFNTELLLIDVTWAQGVFVFIIATIAMLLFAAATQGWFLARNRIYETVALLLVAFTLFRPGFWMDMVFPPFAEAAPANIAEAAGSTPAGEDLRLRVAGVNDLGDPIEFVALVPMGEGATGEERLAGAGLAFRQDGEKMIIDDVAYDSAAQKAGLDWDQEVLRVLQPVSAPSKYWMFIPALLLLALVVMLQRGRAPGARRAEA
- a CDS encoding TAXI family TRAP transporter solute-binding subunit, which produces MTMTYLKTLSLVGAMALATGAAAEERFITIGTGGQTGVYFVVGQSICRLVNRDTATTGLKCTAPSTGGSIANINAIAAGDMDMGVAQSDWQYHAYNGSSEFEGKKVDKLRAVFSVHGEPFTVVARKDSGATTFDDLFGKRVNVGNPGSGQRATMEVVLNAMGKSDADFALASELKPAEQAAALGDNKVDAIIYTVGHPNGSIQEATSTVDAILLPVTGEAIDKLVADNAYYAKAVIPGGMYAGTDNDVETFGVKATFVTSADVPDDVVYEVVKAVFDNFDRFKGLHPAFANLKEEDMIKDGLSAPLHPGAEKYYKERGWM